Proteins from one Legionella taurinensis genomic window:
- a CDS encoding EAL domain-containing protein: MTLTKKMALGVLGLLLVIFIGTFLITFNNERNFFIQQMNSNAQDTATSLGLSLSHGLYTRDKASVLSMVEAVFDRGYFAMIEVRNIRGELLVARYAPKRKHSAPDWFHELIQWPSTVQSATVMHGWNQVGEVLVSSDTGYAVDALWLNTMDLSIWYGVFVALSLLIVYWFIRWLLRPLKRLTRQAEAIGEKEFPIETTIPRTRELKKVTLAMNQMVTRIKKIFNDQLQQMETLRHQSFQDSLTGLGNRRYFLQQLSALLNHDEEFAPGFVILVVIDGLDKLNHDAGYQQGDNVVKQVAKACRGFWKETASTLIARIGGSSFAILVKENDAAHFVSQCDSFNQSLQKLLTPEFGCRLVMSATSYQLHQTPRTLLSEVDSVLMTAREAVDGLAYSDNLPAHNPANIARGDLLQAISNRQLVLFGQAVTNGERMLHQEIFVRMALGEDLISAGYFMPLAIRNGLASQIDRFVLEEVINKGLLNTNDIALNITETTVVDEELRKQYLKQLAQIPSHLLEKLNIELNELIVLNHFSQVMVLVKNLQKLGVQIGVDQVGIHFSPMHYLKQLPLNYLKLHGSLIQDIQENQNKQFFIHYFNEMANTLDIRVIATQIESDKQWLTLKSLNLHWGQGQYLGSVHPMTGKKA, encoded by the coding sequence ATGACATTAACCAAAAAAATGGCTTTGGGTGTTTTAGGGTTACTCCTGGTTATTTTTATCGGGACGTTCCTGATCACATTCAATAATGAAAGAAATTTCTTTATTCAACAAATGAACAGCAATGCGCAGGACACCGCCACGTCACTCGGCCTGTCACTGTCGCATGGGCTTTATACCCGGGACAAGGCGTCGGTGCTGTCCATGGTTGAGGCGGTGTTTGATCGGGGTTATTTTGCCATGATTGAAGTCCGCAACATCCGCGGCGAATTGCTGGTGGCCCGTTACGCCCCAAAACGCAAGCACTCAGCGCCGGACTGGTTCCATGAATTAATCCAATGGCCATCGACCGTGCAATCCGCCACCGTAATGCATGGCTGGAATCAGGTCGGTGAAGTCTTGGTCAGCAGCGATACAGGCTATGCGGTGGATGCGTTGTGGTTAAATACCATGGATTTATCCATCTGGTATGGCGTTTTCGTGGCTCTGTCACTCCTGATCGTCTACTGGTTTATCCGCTGGCTGCTCAGGCCCTTAAAGCGTTTAACCCGCCAGGCGGAGGCTATAGGGGAGAAGGAATTCCCCATAGAAACCACCATTCCGAGGACTAGGGAATTAAAAAAAGTGACTCTCGCCATGAATCAGATGGTGACGCGTATTAAGAAAATTTTTAATGACCAGTTGCAGCAGATGGAAACGCTGCGGCACCAGTCGTTTCAGGATTCACTGACGGGCCTCGGCAACCGCCGCTATTTTCTGCAGCAGCTCTCGGCACTACTCAATCACGACGAAGAATTTGCCCCGGGCTTTGTGATTCTGGTGGTCATCGATGGGTTGGATAAATTGAACCATGATGCGGGCTATCAGCAGGGGGATAATGTCGTCAAACAGGTGGCTAAAGCCTGCCGAGGATTCTGGAAAGAGACCGCGTCAACCCTGATTGCCCGTATTGGCGGCAGCAGTTTTGCTATCCTGGTGAAAGAAAATGACGCGGCGCATTTTGTCAGCCAGTGTGACAGTTTCAATCAATCGCTGCAAAAGCTGTTAACACCGGAGTTTGGTTGCCGTCTGGTGATGTCGGCGACATCCTACCAATTGCATCAAACGCCGCGTACGCTGCTTTCGGAAGTGGACAGCGTGTTAATGACCGCCAGAGAAGCGGTCGATGGGCTGGCTTACAGCGACAATTTGCCGGCTCATAACCCGGCCAATATTGCCAGGGGCGACCTGTTGCAGGCGATAAGCAACCGCCAACTGGTGCTTTTTGGGCAGGCAGTAACCAATGGCGAAAGGATGCTGCATCAGGAAATTTTTGTGCGCATGGCCTTAGGCGAGGATTTAATCAGCGCCGGTTATTTCATGCCCTTAGCCATTCGCAATGGGCTGGCGTCCCAGATTGATCGCTTTGTATTGGAGGAGGTGATCAACAAAGGCCTGCTCAATACCAACGACATTGCATTGAATATCACCGAAACCACCGTTGTGGATGAGGAACTGCGCAAGCAATACCTCAAACAGTTAGCGCAGATTCCATCGCATCTGCTTGAGAAATTAAACATTGAACTCAACGAACTGATTGTGCTTAATCATTTTAGTCAGGTCATGGTGCTGGTTAAAAACCTGCAGAAACTGGGTGTGCAAATCGGGGTGGATCAGGTAGGGATTCATTTTTCACCCATGCACTACCTGAAGCAGTTGCCGTTGAATTACCTTAAATTGCATGGCAGCCTGATCCAGGATATTCAGGAAAACCAGAACAAGCAGTTTTTTATTCATTACTTTAATGAAATGGCCAACACCCTGGATATCCGTGTGATAGCCACCCAAATCGAGTCTGACAAGCAATGGCTGACATTAAAAAGCCTGAATCTGCACTGGGGACAAGGCCAGTATTTAGGCTCGGTTCACCCGATGACCGGTAAAAAAGCATAA
- a CDS encoding transglutaminase-like cysteine peptidase produces the protein MYRECWSRLKRILSTLRDIIPIALLFLWPLSAAVMAGSDSIRLALTESHPDTSHDSAAVLRFKTWKKLILTHQNSSTLDKLKATNDFFNQFHFEKDSGYQGVTDYWKTPEEFIADGSGDCEDFSIAKYFTLLALDLPLNTLRITYVKSVTLNQAHMVLAYYPTPQSEPLVLDNLVSDILPASKRPDLVPIYSFNGKGLWLAKQRGQDKPLGNASQLSKWRQVIQRMKKGDAP, from the coding sequence ATGTACAGGGAGTGCTGGTCACGTTTAAAAAGAATACTCAGCACGCTTAGGGATATTATTCCTATCGCTTTGCTCTTCTTATGGCCTCTGTCTGCTGCCGTCATGGCCGGCAGCGACAGCATTCGCCTGGCTTTAACGGAGAGCCATCCGGACACAAGCCATGACTCGGCCGCGGTTTTGCGGTTTAAAACCTGGAAAAAATTGATTCTCACTCATCAAAACAGCTCGACGCTGGACAAACTCAAAGCCACCAATGACTTTTTTAACCAGTTTCATTTTGAAAAAGATTCAGGTTATCAAGGGGTCACCGATTACTGGAAAACGCCGGAAGAGTTTATTGCCGATGGCAGCGGGGATTGCGAAGATTTCTCCATCGCAAAATACTTTACGCTGTTGGCCCTTGATTTACCTCTTAACACCCTGCGCATCACCTACGTGAAATCAGTGACGCTCAATCAGGCTCACATGGTACTGGCTTACTACCCAACGCCGCAATCCGAGCCGCTGGTGCTTGATAATCTCGTTTCCGACATCCTGCCGGCGTCAAAACGACCGGATCTCGTCCCCATTTACAGTTTTAACGGCAAGGGCTTATGGCTCGCCAAACAGCGCGGCCAGGATAAACCGCTGGGAAATGCTTCGCAATTGAGCAAATGGCGGCAAGTAATACAACGCATGAAAAAAGGTGATGCTCCATGA
- a CDS encoding TolC family outer membrane protein has protein sequence MFNKYTIALLALVTALPANAQTLAEAVQHSMISNPDVLFNTAKGLSARQGIDKARGAYYPSVDVTAGYGREQSLNPTTTAIDGPGRRTLTRQESLVELRQSLYAGGGIVNELKRNEHLYEAQKLKTQGIAEDLALEVVNRYLLVLLHEKLYAYAKTNLRTHRSVFRLISDRKEAGLTREAEVDQAVARLALAEANLISAEANLREVRINFAKVVGSWPMNLQWPRIPKSSELPRTLTQAIEKGLDHHPTVKSTYADIKEAKSQYQVARAAYVPHFDLVLSASKNRNLDGLIGPNDDKLAMVRMNYNVFRGGSDVANVKLTAYQVQEAYEVKNRSLVDLRESIRLSWNAWVAAGHRLKPLRRHVLSSQRTRGAYQEQFKVGKRTLLDLLDSQNEYYEAQIQYARGQNDEIYSRYRILNGMGRLLPYLHMRLPENVVNNDVFSSAQTHVLLDKNMDGVPYPDDTDRPLALAHPVKNMETTPLTKAIVMKNTEVPTPPSPMVWYVSAGFFKNKANAVALVNRLNGLGFTAFSRTVNGGECVYIGPYEYRGHAANGMERLKEIAHVQGVLVTFKKNTQHA, from the coding sequence ATGTTTAATAAGTACACCATAGCACTCCTTGCACTGGTTACTGCGCTTCCAGCTAACGCACAGACGCTCGCCGAAGCGGTGCAGCACAGCATGATTTCCAATCCCGATGTTCTTTTTAATACTGCCAAAGGCTTGTCGGCGCGTCAGGGCATTGACAAGGCGAGGGGCGCTTATTACCCGAGTGTCGATGTGACGGCGGGTTATGGCCGTGAACAAAGCTTAAACCCAACGACAACGGCCATTGACGGCCCGGGCAGACGGACGTTGACCCGTCAGGAATCCCTCGTGGAGTTACGCCAGAGTCTGTATGCCGGCGGCGGCATTGTCAATGAGCTTAAGCGTAATGAACACCTCTACGAGGCCCAGAAATTAAAAACCCAGGGCATCGCGGAAGATCTGGCCCTGGAAGTCGTTAACCGCTACCTGCTGGTCCTGCTGCATGAAAAGCTTTACGCCTATGCCAAAACCAATCTTCGCACCCACCGCTCGGTCTTCAGGCTGATAAGCGATCGCAAGGAGGCCGGCCTTACCCGTGAAGCTGAAGTCGATCAGGCGGTTGCACGCCTGGCTTTGGCCGAGGCCAATTTAATCAGTGCCGAAGCCAACCTCCGGGAAGTGAGAATTAACTTCGCCAAAGTGGTCGGCAGCTGGCCCATGAACCTGCAATGGCCGCGAATCCCTAAAAGCAGTGAATTACCGAGGACATTGACTCAGGCGATTGAAAAAGGGCTTGATCATCATCCCACGGTCAAATCAACCTATGCCGACATTAAAGAAGCCAAATCACAATACCAAGTGGCAAGAGCGGCTTACGTTCCTCATTTTGATCTGGTGCTTAGCGCATCCAAAAACCGAAATCTTGACGGATTGATTGGGCCAAATGATGATAAACTGGCCATGGTGCGTATGAATTACAACGTTTTCCGCGGTGGCTCGGACGTGGCCAACGTGAAGTTGACGGCGTATCAGGTCCAGGAAGCCTATGAAGTGAAAAACCGATCGCTCGTGGATTTGCGCGAATCCATTCGCTTGTCGTGGAATGCCTGGGTTGCTGCCGGCCATCGCTTAAAGCCGCTGCGCCGCCATGTCCTTTCCTCCCAACGAACCCGAGGGGCTTATCAGGAACAATTTAAAGTAGGCAAACGGACGCTGCTTGACCTGCTCGACTCCCAGAATGAGTACTATGAAGCCCAGATTCAATACGCCCGCGGTCAAAACGATGAAATTTACTCCCGTTACCGTATTTTAAACGGCATGGGACGATTACTGCCTTATCTGCACATGCGTTTGCCGGAAAACGTGGTCAACAATGATGTTTTCAGTTCCGCGCAAACCCATGTCCTGCTGGATAAAAACATGGATGGTGTACCCTATCCGGACGATACGGATCGCCCACTGGCTCTGGCGCATCCTGTTAAAAACATGGAAACCACGCCATTAACCAAAGCCATCGTCATGAAAAATACCGAAGTGCCAACCCCGCCGTCGCCCATGGTCTGGTACGTGTCGGCCGGCTTCTTTAAAAACAAGGCCAATGCGGTGGCCCTGGTGAATCGCTTGAATGGTCTTGGCTTTACAGCATTCTCCCGCACCGTGAACGGGGGAGAATGTGTGTATATCGGCCCTTATGAGTATCGAGGCCACGCGGCAAATGGGATGGAAAGGCTGAAGGAAATTGCCCATGTACAGGGAGTGCTGGTCACGTTTAAAAAGAATACTCAGCACGCTTAG
- the xseA gene encoding exodeoxyribonuclease VII large subunit, translated as MSLTLSTLTVSQLNRQIRSWLELDIGEVSVVGELSNLSKPASGHYYFTLKDAAAQLRCVFFRNHHTPDARQFRDGQQVIARGKLSLYEARGDYQLIVQELTDHGLGELYRQFELLKTRLQQQGLFDAARKKAIPAFPQTIAVVTSASGAALHDILATLARRYPIARVLVYCCEVQGKGAAAQLINAVKKANADGQSQVMILARGGGSIEDLWAFNDEKLAIAIHESAIPIVSGIGHETDFTIADFVADLRAATPTAAAESVTPNQQDLLKFIGLAATRMVMTLDRLIQHHQMQLSHRLAALSSPEQLIYRYWQSLDHLQQRLQLYGQRSLYALKNRLQVALLTLKGQNPHTGVRQALIARRQLEQRLLQVMAHRMAAMRQTLSLQMSTLNAVSPLATLERGYAIATHQGRVVFSSGDVSSGDELTLRLSQGSLICQVTQRIE; from the coding sequence TTGAGTCTAACCTTGTCAACTTTAACCGTCAGCCAGCTTAATCGCCAAATCCGTTCCTGGCTTGAACTTGACATTGGCGAGGTGTCGGTGGTAGGCGAGCTGTCCAACCTCAGCAAACCCGCGTCCGGGCATTATTATTTTACTCTGAAAGATGCCGCGGCTCAGTTACGGTGTGTTTTCTTTCGCAACCACCATACGCCCGATGCCCGCCAGTTCCGCGACGGCCAGCAGGTCATTGCCCGGGGCAAATTAAGCCTGTACGAAGCCCGCGGCGACTATCAGCTTATCGTTCAGGAACTGACGGACCATGGATTAGGCGAACTCTACCGGCAATTTGAGTTGCTGAAAACCCGATTACAGCAGCAGGGCCTGTTTGATGCGGCCCGTAAAAAAGCCATTCCTGCCTTTCCGCAAACCATTGCCGTTGTGACTTCGGCCAGCGGCGCTGCCCTGCATGATATTCTCGCGACATTAGCCAGACGCTACCCCATTGCCCGGGTGCTGGTGTATTGCTGTGAGGTGCAGGGTAAAGGCGCCGCGGCCCAGTTGATTAATGCCGTTAAAAAGGCCAATGCCGATGGCCAAAGCCAGGTGATGATCCTGGCACGCGGGGGCGGCAGCATTGAGGATTTGTGGGCGTTTAATGACGAAAAACTGGCCATTGCCATCCATGAGAGCGCCATCCCCATTGTCTCAGGCATTGGCCATGAAACGGATTTTACCATTGCTGATTTTGTCGCGGACTTACGGGCAGCCACACCGACTGCCGCGGCGGAAAGCGTCACACCCAATCAGCAGGATCTGCTCAAATTCATTGGTCTTGCCGCAACCCGGATGGTCATGACCTTAGACAGGCTCATTCAGCATCATCAGATGCAACTGAGTCATCGCCTGGCCGCATTGAGTTCGCCGGAACAATTGATTTACCGCTACTGGCAGAGCCTGGATCACCTGCAGCAACGATTGCAATTGTACGGACAACGCAGCCTCTATGCCTTAAAAAACCGTCTGCAGGTTGCCCTTTTAACGCTTAAAGGTCAGAATCCGCACACGGGAGTCCGTCAGGCCTTGATTGCGCGCCGACAACTGGAACAACGCTTGCTTCAGGTCATGGCACATCGCATGGCCGCCATGCGGCAAACGCTATCCCTGCAAATGAGTACATTAAATGCCGTCAGCCCTCTGGCTACACTGGAGAGGGGGTATGCCATTGCGACCCATCAGGGCCGGGTCGTCTTTAGCTCCGGGGATGTTTCTTCAGGCGATG